From the Deinococcus sp. Leaf326 genome, one window contains:
- a CDS encoding Crp/Fnr family transcriptional regulator, protein MNYPSLVWHLKRTELFADLELTELERVAATTPYRSYQPGEVIYRMDDPADALYFVRSGLVKISKLFPNGKEAILGVIGQHDTFGELLLQPEERRPTQAEALERTTLIVLPRAELQKLLATKPDLAMKLIRLMAARLFEAQAWTATVSAYSAPERVASLLYRLAREFGRPHNQGVELNLKLNQEDIARMVGATRETVSHSLSRLKKDGAIVRARTPIIVRLEALKQYIEQSQ, encoded by the coding sequence ATGAACTACCCAAGCCTGGTCTGGCATCTCAAGCGGACGGAACTCTTCGCCGACCTTGAGCTGACCGAACTGGAGCGCGTCGCGGCGACCACGCCCTACCGCTCCTACCAGCCGGGAGAGGTCATCTACCGCATGGACGACCCGGCCGACGCGCTGTATTTCGTGCGCAGCGGCTTGGTCAAGATCAGCAAGCTCTTCCCCAACGGCAAGGAAGCGATTCTGGGGGTCATCGGGCAGCACGACACCTTCGGCGAGCTGCTGCTGCAACCCGAGGAGCGCCGCCCGACCCAGGCCGAGGCGCTGGAGCGCACCACCCTGATCGTGCTGCCGCGCGCCGAGCTGCAAAAGCTGCTGGCGACCAAGCCCGACCTCGCCATGAAGCTCATCCGGCTGATGGCCGCGCGGCTCTTCGAGGCGCAGGCCTGGACCGCCACGGTCAGTGCCTACAGCGCCCCCGAGCGGGTCGCCAGCCTGCTGTACCGGCTGGCGCGCGAGTTCGGCCGGCCGCACAACCAGGGCGTCGAGCTGAACCTCAAGCTCAACCAGGAAGACATCGCCCGCATGGTCGGCGCCACCCGCGAGACGGTGAGCCACAGCCTCAGCCGCCTGAAGAAGGACGGCGCCATCGTGCGCGCCCGCACGCCCATCATCGTGCGGCTCGAGGCCCTGAAGCAGTACATCGAACAGAGCCAGTAA
- a CDS encoding DUF3105 domain-containing protein — MKGRPLLPLLFLLSALTACAEPPLEGLQTFSYAGGDVRSGSVTYSQSPPAGGPYNALWQTCGVYTAPVYDEYAVHTLARGAVWLTYRPGLDAAEVAELRALLAAPAGGQAPPALLSPRENLGAAIVATAWNAQISAQTANDPRLKRFVRDYAGRETAPEHGASCARGYGGTR, encoded by the coding sequence ATGAAGGGTCGTCCGCTGTTACCGCTGCTGTTCTTGCTGAGTGCCCTCACGGCCTGCGCCGAGCCGCCGCTGGAGGGCCTCCAGACCTTCAGCTACGCCGGCGGTGACGTGCGCAGCGGGTCGGTCACCTATTCCCAGAGCCCCCCGGCCGGCGGGCCCTACAACGCGCTGTGGCAGACCTGCGGGGTCTATACCGCGCCGGTATACGACGAGTACGCTGTCCACACGCTGGCGCGCGGCGCCGTGTGGCTGACCTACCGGCCCGGCCTGGACGCTGCCGAGGTTGCGGAACTGCGCGCCCTGCTCGCGGCCCCGGCGGGAGGCCAGGCGCCGCCCGCGCTCCTGAGCCCCCGCGAGAACCTGGGCGCGGCGATCGTGGCGACGGCCTGGAACGCCCAGATCAGCGCGCAGACGGCCAACGACCCGCGACTGAAGCGCTTCGTGCGCGACTACGCCGGCCGCGAGACGGCGCCCGAACACGGCGCGAGCTGCGCGCGGGGCTACGGCGGCACGCGCTGA
- a CDS encoding universal stress protein, with protein sequence MTESSFAPAGAPAGFRKIVVALDFSPASERALALARAQFPGAQLRIVHVTDARVVTTPDLMGGVTPVSDPALLQTLEDADASRLDRRLRDGEEVEQLVGDPVTGIVAAAERWGADLIVMGTHHQGALEHFFMGSTAEKVLARSAVPVLAVPVSGHR encoded by the coding sequence ATGACCGAGTCCTCATTTGCCCCGGCCGGCGCGCCCGCCGGTTTCCGGAAGATCGTGGTGGCGCTCGACTTCTCGCCGGCTTCCGAGCGCGCCCTGGCACTGGCCCGCGCGCAGTTTCCCGGCGCGCAGCTGCGGATCGTGCACGTCACCGACGCCCGCGTCGTGACCACCCCCGACCTGATGGGCGGCGTGACCCCAGTCAGCGACCCGGCGCTTCTCCAGACCCTGGAAGACGCCGACGCCAGCCGCCTCGACCGCCGCCTGCGTGACGGCGAGGAGGTCGAGCAGCTCGTGGGCGACCCCGTGACCGGCATCGTGGCCGCCGCCGAGCGCTGGGGCGCCGACCTGATCGTGATGGGCACCCACCACCAGGGCGCGCTCGAGCACTTCTTCATGGGCAGCACCGCCGAGAAGGTCCTGGCCCGCAGCGCCGTGCCGGTGCTGGCCGTTCCCGTCTCCGGGCACCGCTGA
- a CDS encoding GNAT family N-acetyltransferase: MTLLIRAATPDDAGAIARVHVQSWRETYRDLLPGDFLERMTDRAAQERRRAMWSTLTVRPEPVRVAVDGGQVVAFASGGAPQDYPGYDAELHTLYCLRAAQGRGTGRALLREVAGELRAGGARSLALWVLDTNPTRGWYAGQGAREAGEKQDGALREVRMVWDDLDTLLG, translated from the coding sequence ATGACCCTGCTGATCCGCGCCGCGACCCCCGACGACGCCGGCGCCATCGCCCGCGTGCACGTGCAGAGCTGGCGTGAGACGTACCGGGATCTGCTGCCCGGCGACTTTCTGGAGCGCATGACCGACCGCGCGGCTCAGGAGCGGCGACGCGCGATGTGGAGCACGCTGACGGTCAGGCCGGAACCGGTGAGGGTAGCGGTAGACGGGGGGCAGGTCGTGGCCTTCGCCTCGGGCGGTGCGCCGCAGGACTATCCCGGCTACGACGCCGAGCTGCACACCCTGTACTGCCTGCGGGCCGCGCAGGGCCGGGGCACCGGGCGGGCCCTGCTGCGGGAAGTGGCCGGCGAGTTGCGGGCCGGGGGAGCGCGGAGCCTCGCCCTGTGGGTGCTGGACACCAACCCCACAAGGGGCTGGTACGCCGGCCAGGGTGCGCGCGAGGCCGGCGAGAAACAGGACGGCGCGCTACGCGAGGTGCGGATGGTCTGGGATGACCTGGACACGCTGCTGGGCTGA
- a CDS encoding TAXI family TRAP transporter solute-binding subunit gives MRSLIFALTLLPLGAAHAQTSAAQTSPTPAAAAGSLNVATGSPTGTYSAMFKNIGRVCTQSAYLRERGSSGSLENIDLLLNNEVSLAFVQSDVLKARQQIDKDPRVDGIKALLPLHNEELHLFALPPVVSKNILGQTKTQGIAKFEDLKGKKVAAWGGSLITARVVSAMAGLPFEVVSVKDQAAAFAALRAKQVEAVLAVVGQPANWVKDLSGVNLVAVPMAGKMNSIYTAAKLFYPNISAASVPTVAVQSVLATRDFKTPERKKLLLAYQKCAVNKLVNLQEDEGMHPKWQDVTFKTWPWPQYK, from the coding sequence ATGCGGTCCCTCATCTTCGCCCTGACCCTGCTGCCCCTCGGAGCCGCGCACGCGCAGACTTCGGCAGCCCAGACCTCACCGACGCCAGCCGCCGCTGCGGGCAGCCTCAACGTGGCGACCGGCAGCCCCACCGGCACCTACAGCGCCATGTTCAAGAACATCGGGCGGGTGTGCACCCAGAGCGCCTACCTGCGCGAGCGCGGCAGCAGTGGCAGTCTGGAGAACATTGACCTGCTGCTCAACAACGAGGTCTCGCTGGCCTTCGTGCAGAGCGACGTGCTCAAGGCCCGCCAGCAGATCGACAAGGACCCGCGCGTGGACGGCATCAAGGCGCTGCTGCCGCTGCACAACGAGGAACTGCACCTTTTCGCGTTGCCGCCCGTGGTCAGCAAGAACATCCTCGGCCAGACCAAGACGCAGGGGATCGCCAAATTCGAGGACCTCAAGGGCAAGAAGGTTGCGGCCTGGGGCGGCAGCCTCATCACCGCCCGCGTGGTGAGCGCGATGGCGGGCCTGCCCTTCGAGGTCGTGTCGGTCAAGGACCAAGCCGCCGCCTTCGCCGCCCTGCGGGCCAAGCAGGTGGAGGCCGTGCTGGCGGTCGTCGGGCAGCCCGCGAACTGGGTCAAGGACCTGAGCGGCGTGAACCTCGTCGCCGTGCCGATGGCCGGCAAGATGAACAGCATCTACACGGCGGCCAAGCTGTTCTACCCGAACATCAGCGCGGCGAGCGTGCCCACCGTGGCCGTGCAGAGCGTCCTGGCGACCCGCGACTTCAAGACGCCCGAACGCAAGAAGCTGCTGCTCGCCTACCAGAAGTGCGCCGTGAACAAACTGGTGAACTTGCAGGAGGACGAAGGGATGCACCCCAAGTGGCAGGACGTGACCTTCAAGACCTGGCCCTGGCCGCAGTACAAGTAA
- a CDS encoding SDR family oxidoreductase: MNPSDPTPTEHPDTPKTSSRRQVLGKIGAGLFAATTLPALAPAQQAAAAVRAPAQSVKRNPLTQYPRPPFPAQSQPWPGLAGKMTPRPDHGETSYQGTGRLLGRKALITGGDSGIGRAAAIAYAREGADVAINYLPAEEADAREVVALIRAAGRKAVAIPGDLRDEAFCKRLVTEAARQLGGLDILVSNAARQQAVDSILDLTTENFDWTMKTNLYAMFWLAKAAVPLMQPGAVIITTTSVQAYDPSDNLLDYAQTKAAQVAFTKSLAKQLAPKGIRVNAVAPGPFWTPLQVTGGQPTSALPQFGAQTPIGRAGQPAELAGLYVVLASQETSYSTGQVFGGSGGAGNP, translated from the coding sequence ATGAACCCTAGCGACCCGACCCCCACCGAACATCCCGACACCCCCAAGACCTCCTCGCGCCGCCAGGTCCTCGGCAAGATCGGCGCTGGCCTGTTCGCCGCGACGACGCTGCCGGCCCTGGCACCGGCGCAGCAGGCCGCCGCCGCAGTGCGCGCCCCTGCTCAGAGCGTCAAACGCAACCCGCTGACCCAATACCCCCGGCCTCCATTCCCAGCGCAGAGCCAGCCCTGGCCTGGTCTGGCCGGCAAGATGACCCCCAGACCCGACCACGGCGAAACGAGCTATCAGGGGACGGGTCGTCTGCTGGGGCGCAAAGCACTCATCACCGGAGGCGACTCGGGGATCGGGCGCGCCGCTGCCATCGCCTACGCCCGCGAGGGCGCCGACGTGGCAATCAACTACCTCCCCGCCGAAGAAGCCGACGCCCGTGAGGTCGTCGCCCTGATCCGTGCGGCGGGTCGCAAAGCCGTCGCCATTCCCGGCGATCTGCGCGACGAAGCCTTCTGCAAGCGCCTGGTCACGGAGGCGGCCCGGCAGCTCGGCGGGCTGGACATCCTGGTGAGCAACGCCGCCCGGCAACAGGCCGTGGACTCCATCCTCGACCTGACGACCGAAAACTTCGACTGGACCATGAAGACCAATCTCTACGCGATGTTCTGGTTGGCCAAGGCCGCCGTGCCCCTGATGCAGCCCGGCGCGGTCATCATCACGACGACCTCCGTGCAGGCCTACGACCCCTCGGACAACCTGCTGGACTACGCGCAGACCAAGGCCGCGCAGGTGGCCTTCACCAAGTCGCTCGCCAAGCAGCTCGCCCCCAAGGGCATCCGCGTGAACGCCGTGGCCCCCGGCCCCTTCTGGACGCCGCTTCAGGTGACGGGCGGGCAGCCGACGAGCGCCCTGCCGCAGTTCGGGGCACAGACCCCCATCGGGCGGGCGGGTCAGCCGGCGGAACTGGCAGGCCTCTACGTGGTCCTGGCCTCGCAGGAGACAAGCTACTCGACCGGGCAGGTCTTCGGCGGCTCGGGCGGCGCCGGCAATCCCTGA
- a CDS encoding L-lactate dehydrogenase yields the protein MKVGVVGAGLVGATAAYALTLRGSCSEIVLTDKDSARAEAEAQDIAHASPVSHGGRVYSGGYDALAGSAVVIVAAGANQKPGESRLDLLAKNAAIFREVITQVTAHAPQAALLVATNPVDLLTDLTTRLAPEQPVLGSGTVLDSARFRHLIAQRAGVDATHVHGYVLGEHGDSEVLAWSTATVAGLPVADFMAARGRPWNEEVRAEIETGTRDAARSIIDGKQATYYGIGAALARITERILGDRRAVLTVSAPTPEFGVSLSLPRIVARAGVIETVMPRVTPAEQKALSASAEILRQSADTL from the coding sequence ATGAAAGTCGGCGTGGTGGGCGCGGGGCTGGTCGGCGCGACGGCGGCCTACGCCCTGACCCTGCGCGGCTCGTGCAGCGAGATCGTCCTGACCGACAAGGACAGTGCGCGGGCCGAGGCCGAGGCGCAGGACATCGCCCACGCCTCGCCGGTCAGCCACGGTGGGCGGGTCTACAGTGGCGGCTACGACGCCCTGGCGGGCAGCGCGGTCGTGATCGTCGCGGCCGGCGCCAACCAGAAGCCCGGCGAGAGCCGCCTGGACCTGCTCGCCAAGAACGCCGCCATCTTCCGCGAGGTCATCACCCAGGTCACGGCCCACGCTCCGCAGGCAGCGCTGCTCGTGGCGACCAACCCGGTGGACCTGCTCACCGACCTCACGACCCGGCTGGCCCCGGAGCAGCCGGTCTTGGGTTCGGGGACGGTGCTCGACAGCGCCCGGTTCCGGCACCTCATCGCGCAGCGGGCCGGGGTGGACGCCACCCACGTCCACGGGTACGTTCTGGGCGAGCACGGCGACAGCGAGGTGCTGGCCTGGAGCACCGCCACCGTCGCCGGTCTGCCGGTGGCCGACTTCATGGCGGCGCGCGGCCGGCCCTGGAACGAGGAGGTGCGCGCCGAGATCGAGACTGGCACCCGTGACGCGGCGCGCAGCATCATTGACGGCAAGCAGGCGACCTACTACGGCATCGGCGCGGCGCTGGCCCGCATCACCGAGCGCATCCTGGGCGACCGCCGGGCCGTCCTGACCGTCAGCGCTCCCACGCCCGAGTTCGGCGTGAGCCTGAGCCTGCCGCGGATTGTGGCGCGCGCCGGGGTAATCGAGACGGTGATGCCGCGCGTGACCCCCGCCGAGCAGAAGGCGCTCTCGGCCAGCGCCGAGATCCTGCGGCAATCGGCAGACACCCTGTAG
- a CDS encoding acyl-CoA dehydrogenase C-terminal domain-containing protein yields the protein MPTYKAPLRDMKFIMEELLGAPAQLAQMPFYAQNDTADADLIEQVLAEAARFVETELVPLNAVGDKEGCVRHDDGEVTTPTGFKAAYDKYRAAGWTALDADPAYGGQGMPHLISNALVEMMNSANVAWSMYPGLSHGAYSALHAVGSDELKNLYLPKIVSGEWTGTMCLTEPHAGTDLGIIRTKATDNGDGTYAVTGTKIFISAGEHDLAGNIVHLVLARLEGSPQGTKGISLFLVPKYVPDAQGNPGERNGVVCGSLEHKMGIHGNATAVLNFDGARGWLVGEVNKGMNHMFIMMNAARLGTGLQGLGLGEVAYQNALAYAKDRTQMRHEPRVNPGESADPIIVHPDVRRMLLTGKAYSEGGRALAMWLALSLDTEHHHPDEAARKEAGDLVALLTPIAKAFMTDNGFNVAVQSQQVFGGHGYIAEWGMEQFVRDARIGQIYEGTNGIQALDLLGRKVLMDGGKKLQKLAGTLQEFVEENEGDEVIGDYVNVLGKAAQQLGSLTMVIGQKAMGEGGADEVNAAAVDYLRYFGHVVYGYLWARMAKAAQEKIDAGQDRDGFYLSKVQTARFYFAKLFPETKALAATIKTGAETLAVDDRAVFGWEGRLATA from the coding sequence ATGCCGACCTACAAGGCCCCCCTGCGCGACATGAAATTCATCATGGAAGAGCTGCTCGGCGCCCCTGCCCAGCTGGCCCAGATGCCGTTCTATGCCCAGAACGACACGGCCGACGCCGACCTCATCGAGCAGGTGCTGGCCGAGGCCGCGCGCTTCGTCGAGACCGAACTCGTGCCGCTGAACGCCGTGGGCGACAAGGAAGGCTGCGTGCGCCACGACGACGGCGAGGTGACGACCCCCACCGGCTTCAAGGCCGCCTACGACAAGTACCGCGCGGCCGGCTGGACGGCGCTTGACGCCGACCCCGCCTACGGCGGTCAGGGCATGCCCCACCTCATCAGCAACGCGCTCGTCGAGATGATGAACAGCGCCAACGTGGCCTGGAGCATGTACCCGGGGCTCTCGCACGGGGCCTACAGCGCCCTGCACGCGGTCGGCAGCGACGAACTGAAGAACCTCTACCTGCCCAAGATCGTCTCGGGTGAGTGGACCGGCACGATGTGCCTCACCGAGCCGCACGCCGGCACCGACCTGGGCATCATCCGGACCAAGGCCACGGACAACGGCGACGGCACCTACGCGGTCACCGGCACCAAGATCTTCATCTCGGCGGGCGAACACGACCTCGCCGGCAATATCGTGCACCTCGTGTTGGCCCGTCTGGAAGGCAGCCCCCAGGGAACGAAGGGTATCTCGCTGTTCCTGGTGCCCAAGTACGTGCCCGACGCCCAGGGCAACCCCGGCGAACGCAACGGCGTGGTGTGCGGCAGCCTGGAGCACAAGATGGGCATCCACGGCAACGCGACCGCCGTGCTGAACTTCGACGGCGCCAGAGGCTGGCTGGTCGGCGAGGTCAACAAGGGCATGAACCACATGTTCATCATGATGAACGCCGCCCGCCTGGGCACCGGCCTTCAGGGTCTGGGCCTGGGCGAGGTCGCCTACCAGAACGCCCTGGCCTACGCCAAGGACCGCACCCAGATGCGCCACGAGCCGCGCGTGAACCCCGGCGAGTCGGCCGACCCGATCATCGTTCACCCCGACGTGCGCCGCATGCTGCTGACCGGCAAGGCCTACAGCGAGGGCGGGCGCGCCCTGGCGATGTGGCTGGCCCTGAGCCTGGACACCGAGCACCACCACCCCGACGAAGCGGCGCGCAAGGAAGCGGGCGACCTCGTCGCGCTGCTGACGCCCATCGCCAAGGCCTTCATGACCGACAACGGCTTCAACGTCGCGGTGCAGAGCCAGCAGGTCTTCGGTGGGCACGGCTACATCGCCGAGTGGGGGATGGAGCAGTTCGTGCGTGACGCCCGTATTGGGCAGATCTACGAGGGCACCAACGGGATCCAGGCACTGGACCTGCTGGGCCGCAAGGTCCTGATGGACGGCGGCAAGAAACTGCAGAAACTTGCGGGCACCCTGCAGGAATTTGTCGAGGAGAACGAGGGCGACGAGGTCATCGGCGACTACGTGAACGTGCTCGGCAAGGCCGCGCAGCAGCTCGGCAGCCTGACCATGGTCATCGGCCAGAAGGCGATGGGCGAGGGCGGGGCCGACGAGGTCAACGCCGCCGCCGTAGACTACCTGCGCTACTTCGGGCACGTCGTGTACGGCTACCTGTGGGCCCGCATGGCCAAGGCGGCCCAGGAAAAGATCGACGCCGGACAGGACCGGGACGGGTTCTACCTGAGCAAGGTCCAGACGGCCCGGTTCTACTTCGCCAAGCTGTTCCCCGAGACCAAGGCGCTCGCCGCGACCATCAAGACCGGCGCCGAGACCCTGGCTGTGGACGACCGCGCGGTCTTCGGCTGGGAAGGGCGGCTGGCGACGGCCTGA
- a CDS encoding MBL fold metallo-hydrolase RNA specificity domain-containing protein, whose product MHLQSFGAACTVTGSMHLLTLGDRRILVDCGLFQGGDELEARNREDFAFDVAGLDAVILTHAHLDHVGRLPLLVRRGYRGAVYCTPPTAALAETVLLDSARLQVEGYKQDLRRARRQGREDEVPLPLYEEEDVHRALALLRPSLEFGETATIAGVWVTPGRAGHILGSAYLLLEAGGERLLMSGDLGNRESGLQLDFTPPPEADAAVIETTYANRTHRSWEATLAEFAQALRTSVRQGGKILIPTFAIERAQVILSTLKDLMDSGDVPRIPVFLDSPMAARATGEYFEYGDELRADVRDELRAGEDPFRPTTLHVVPTSAESQRINRYDGPAIIMAGNGMMTGGRIQHHLKHHLWKPSTSLIIVSYQSPSSLGGRIVGGAEHVRIMGEEVAVRAQVHTIGGFSAHADQDDLLAFLDTAGTPHVWLVHGEPEVMAEFVPVLGARGLKGDIVPDRQEVDLLGGGYPGGRPPGLVLDPRPAEAARAEGGE is encoded by the coding sequence ATGCACCTTCAGAGCTTCGGGGCGGCCTGCACGGTCACGGGCAGCATGCATCTGCTCACGCTGGGAGACCGGCGCATCCTGGTGGACTGCGGCCTGTTTCAGGGCGGCGACGAGCTGGAGGCGCGCAACCGCGAGGACTTCGCCTTCGACGTGGCGGGCCTCGACGCCGTGATCCTCACGCACGCTCACCTCGACCACGTGGGGAGATTGCCGCTGCTCGTACGCCGGGGCTACCGGGGCGCCGTGTACTGCACGCCCCCGACCGCCGCCCTGGCCGAGACGGTGCTGCTCGACTCGGCCCGCCTCCAGGTCGAGGGCTACAAGCAGGACCTGCGGCGCGCCCGCCGCCAGGGCCGCGAGGACGAGGTGCCCCTGCCGCTATATGAGGAAGAGGACGTGCACCGCGCCCTGGCCCTGTTGCGGCCCAGCCTGGAATTCGGGGAGACGGCGACCATCGCCGGGGTGTGGGTCACGCCGGGGCGCGCGGGGCATATCCTGGGCAGCGCGTACCTGTTGCTGGAGGCGGGCGGCGAGCGCCTGCTCATGTCGGGCGACCTGGGCAACCGCGAGAGCGGCCTGCAATTGGACTTCACGCCCCCCCCGGAGGCCGACGCGGCCGTCATCGAAACGACCTACGCCAACCGCACCCACCGCTCCTGGGAGGCCACGCTGGCCGAGTTCGCCCAGGCGCTGCGGACCAGCGTGCGCCAGGGAGGCAAGATCCTGATTCCCACGTTCGCCATCGAGCGCGCGCAGGTCATCCTCTCGACCCTCAAAGACCTGATGGATTCGGGCGATGTACCGCGCATCCCGGTCTTCCTCGATTCCCCGATGGCGGCGCGGGCCACGGGCGAGTATTTCGAGTACGGCGACGAGCTGCGCGCTGACGTGCGCGACGAACTGCGCGCCGGCGAGGACCCCTTCCGGCCCACCACGCTGCATGTCGTGCCTACGAGCGCCGAGTCGCAGCGCATCAACCGCTATGACGGCCCCGCGATCATCATGGCGGGCAACGGGATGATGACCGGGGGGCGCATCCAGCACCACCTCAAGCACCACCTCTGGAAGCCCTCGACCAGCCTGATCATCGTGTCGTACCAGTCGCCGAGCAGCCTCGGTGGGCGCATCGTGGGCGGCGCCGAGCACGTGCGGATCATGGGCGAGGAGGTCGCGGTGCGCGCCCAGGTGCACACCATCGGCGGCTTCTCGGCCCACGCCGATCAGGACGACCTGCTGGCCTTTCTGGACACGGCGGGCACGCCACACGTCTGGCTGGTCCACGGCGAGCCGGAGGTCATGGCCGAGTTCGTGCCGGTTCTGGGCGCGCGCGGCCTGAAGGGCGACATCGTGCCCGACCGTCAGGAGGTGGACCTGCTGGGCGGCGGCTATCCGGGCGGCCGCCCGCCGGGGCTGGTCCTCGACCCCCGGCCCGCTGAGGCGGCGCGGGCTGAGGGTGGCGAGTGA
- the bshB1 gene encoding bacillithiol biosynthesis deacetylase BshB1, with protein sequence MSTLSFQTTYGEVQPLDWLCLAPHPDDAEIGAGGTLIRLARSGRAVGILELSRGEKGTQGTPEERAAECVAAARIMGLAWRGQQGLRDGELADTPAAAHALAATLRAVRPRVLVVPHHLDRHPDHFGTYQLARRAVHLSALAKAEVAGEPWRVGRVLLYQGNADIRANVLVDVGAVMEPWEAAIRAHTSQFSGGYVSETVTPEIIERRRGRLTYWGTLLRVQYAEPFEAEDPLLLDPLGL encoded by the coding sequence ATGTCCACCCTCTCTTTCCAGACGACCTACGGCGAGGTCCAGCCCCTCGACTGGCTGTGCCTCGCCCCGCATCCCGACGACGCCGAGATCGGAGCGGGCGGCACCCTGATCCGGCTGGCCCGCTCTGGCCGGGCCGTGGGCATTCTCGAACTGTCGCGCGGTGAGAAGGGGACCCAGGGTACCCCCGAGGAGCGCGCGGCCGAGTGCGTGGCGGCGGCCCGGATCATGGGGCTGGCGTGGCGCGGGCAGCAGGGCCTTCGCGACGGCGAGCTGGCCGACACTCCGGCCGCCGCCCACGCACTGGCGGCGACCCTGCGGGCAGTGCGGCCGCGCGTGCTGGTGGTGCCGCACCACCTCGACCGGCACCCCGACCACTTTGGCACCTACCAGCTCGCCAGGCGGGCCGTCCACCTCTCGGCGCTCGCCAAGGCCGAGGTTGCGGGCGAGCCGTGGCGGGTGGGGCGGGTGCTGCTGTATCAGGGCAACGCCGACATCCGCGCGAACGTGCTGGTGGACGTGGGCGCCGTGATGGAGCCGTGGGAGGCGGCCATCCGCGCCCACACCAGCCAGTTCTCGGGCGGTTACGTCTCGGAGACGGTCACGCCCGAGATCATCGAGCGCCGCCGGGGCCGCCTGACCTACTGGGGCACCCTGCTGCGCGTGCAGTATGCCGAGCCCTTCGAGGCGGAAGACCCGCTGCTTCTCGATCCGCTGGGGCTGTGA
- a CDS encoding C39 family peptidase, producing MTRPRLLASLLTLVLPVALSASALPASARVDGIRHEYQRLNNCGPVTVGMALSRWGGTLNQYAIAPKLKSGGSDVNVSPEELASYARTQGMDVHLAQNGSRAVLKRLLAAGYPVIVETWFITHDSGGMGHYRLLTGYDDARGSFQALDSYLGRLNFGYAQFDDLWRSYNRTYLVVAPQSRHSAVNALLGFRADPAAARKETLRVALAESDRLGDARSWHNLGDAKLAVGDARGAARAYDRAFAAKPDLSLDPTRPARVAGGLPWRTLWYSFGALEAYTRTGRYADVLRLSSGVLRDAPAHEEALYWRGRALAGLGRPAEARAAYQAALRLKPGYAAARSALNRLS from the coding sequence GTGACGCGCCCCCGCCTGCTTGCTTCACTGCTGACGCTGGTCCTGCCTGTGGCCCTGTCCGCCTCCGCGCTGCCGGCTTCGGCCCGGGTGGACGGCATTCGCCACGAGTATCAGCGGCTGAACAACTGTGGCCCGGTGACGGTCGGCATGGCCCTGAGCCGCTGGGGAGGCACGCTGAACCAGTACGCGATCGCCCCCAAGCTCAAGAGCGGGGGAAGCGACGTGAATGTCAGCCCAGAGGAGCTGGCCTCCTACGCCCGCACGCAGGGCATGGACGTGCATCTCGCGCAGAACGGCAGCCGCGCGGTGCTCAAACGGCTGCTGGCGGCGGGCTACCCGGTGATCGTGGAGACCTGGTTCATCACGCACGACAGCGGCGGCATGGGGCACTACCGCCTCCTCACCGGGTACGACGACGCGCGGGGGAGCTTTCAGGCGCTCGACTCGTACCTGGGCCGCCTGAATTTCGGGTACGCCCAGTTCGACGACCTGTGGCGCAGCTACAACCGCACCTATCTGGTCGTGGCACCGCAGAGCCGCCACTCGGCCGTCAACGCGTTGCTGGGCTTCCGCGCCGACCCGGCCGCCGCCAGGAAGGAAACCCTGCGCGTGGCCCTGGCCGAGTCGGACCGGCTCGGGGACGCGCGGTCGTGGCACAACCTCGGCGACGCCAAGTTAGCCGTGGGGGACGCGCGCGGCGCGGCGCGGGCCTATGACCGGGCCTTCGCTGCCAAGCCCGACCTCAGCCTGGACCCCACCCGGCCGGCGCGGGTGGCCGGCGGGCTGCCCTGGCGCACCCTGTGGTACTCCTTCGGCGCGCTGGAGGCGTATACCCGCACCGGCCGCTACGCCGACGTGCTGCGCCTGAGCAGCGGCGTGCTGCGCGACGCTCCTGCCCACGAGGAGGCGCTGTACTGGCGCGGCCGGGCACTGGCGGGACTGGGCCGGCCGGCCGAGGCCCGGGCCGCCTACCAGGCCGCGCTGCGCCTGAAGCCCGGCTACGCGGCGGCCCGCAGCGCCCTGAACCGCCTGTCCTGA